A portion of the Mesobacillus sp. AQ2 genome contains these proteins:
- a CDS encoding iron-hydroxamate ABC transporter substrate-binding protein: MKKLLMPFLLMLVLVISACGAEEKKESSSGKKAEDKPQTITYDSENGPVEVPANPERVIVLSSFAGNVMALDVPIVGVDSWSKMNPRFEKLQGVEEVTDENLEKIIELNPDLIIGLSNIKNVDKLKEIAPTVTFTYGKLGYLEQHLEIGKVLNKEKEAQGWIDNFKAESKAAGEEIKAKIGADATVSVIENFDKELYVFGDNWARGTEILYQEMGLNMPEKVKEAALEPGYYAISPEVLSEYAGDYVVFSKNAEGDTSFQQTETYKNIPAVKNNRVFEVNAKEFYFNDPLTLEYQLEFFKKSFLEQ; encoded by the coding sequence ATGAAGAAATTACTTATGCCATTCCTGCTAATGCTGGTGCTCGTTATTAGCGCGTGCGGAGCAGAAGAAAAGAAAGAAAGTTCAAGCGGGAAAAAAGCAGAAGATAAGCCCCAGACCATTACATATGATTCTGAAAATGGCCCTGTAGAAGTGCCTGCAAACCCGGAAAGAGTCATCGTCCTTTCTTCATTTGCCGGAAATGTCATGGCTCTTGATGTGCCAATCGTGGGCGTTGACTCGTGGTCAAAAATGAATCCCCGTTTTGAAAAATTACAGGGAGTCGAAGAAGTGACAGATGAAAACCTTGAAAAGATCATTGAATTAAATCCTGACCTCATCATCGGTCTATCTAATATTAAAAATGTCGATAAGCTGAAGGAAATTGCACCTACGGTAACATTCACTTACGGAAAGCTTGGTTACCTGGAGCAGCACCTGGAAATCGGCAAGGTCTTAAACAAAGAAAAAGAGGCTCAGGGGTGGATTGATAATTTCAAAGCAGAATCCAAAGCTGCAGGAGAAGAAATCAAAGCTAAAATTGGTGCTGATGCTACTGTTTCTGTAATCGAAAACTTCGACAAGGAACTTTATGTGTTTGGTGACAACTGGGCAAGAGGAACAGAAATCCTTTATCAGGAAATGGGATTGAATATGCCTGAAAAAGTAAAGGAAGCAGCACTGGAGCCTGGGTACTATGCGATTTCCCCGGAGGTGTTATCTGAATACGCTGGAGATTATGTTGTATTCAGCAAGAATGCAGAGGGTGATACATCTTTCCAGCAAACCGAGACTTATAAAAATATTCCTGCCGTAAAGAATAACCGTGTATTCGAAGTTAATGCGAAGGAGTTCTATTTCAACGACCCTCTAACGCTTGAATATCAGCTGGAATTCTTTAAAAAATCGTTCTTGGAACAATAA
- a CDS encoding DUF4030 domain-containing protein gives MGFDKNVLQTPVSLEKFSKDLPGRFAAGEFEAARADRVGRELEGFNQALKNQWTFGKKAGVTIAAIAAGFLLFVGSGFVSPTMAKMISKIPPLSAMFDNNPQQDLTEQLTQALKKEGYPVKLVNQYVGGKNEGIMVHLDTSEKQVKVMEPGVKKIGLSIVQAEEFKGTRIEDYFIKVRQYHEPSRKWKQEQAEIEKESEEVFEIVQAALKPYNFNNNIMFGIDRVELEIPSTEKQEKVDEIKKAVEDALAVKEKEYIEVKMRKYNVAKREQYSRWSNAVSGISHEFMTFKKYKVSGVGHKSEDGLMTIFITMTIKSTDEGAAEHATDLYTMAEEFIKSDEIWPEVKEDPYRIVVRTKDKKEFIEGQKRFK, from the coding sequence ATGGGCTTTGATAAGAATGTATTGCAGACCCCTGTTTCGCTTGAAAAATTCTCAAAAGACTTACCAGGCCGATTCGCTGCTGGAGAATTTGAAGCTGCCCGGGCTGATCGAGTTGGACGCGAACTTGAAGGTTTTAATCAAGCTCTAAAAAATCAATGGACTTTTGGGAAAAAGGCTGGAGTCACTATAGCCGCAATCGCAGCTGGTTTTCTGCTTTTTGTCGGTTCGGGATTTGTTTCTCCGACAATGGCGAAGATGATTTCGAAGATTCCGCCGTTAAGTGCCATGTTTGATAATAATCCTCAGCAAGACCTGACAGAACAGCTGACACAAGCTTTGAAAAAAGAAGGATATCCTGTAAAGCTAGTGAACCAGTATGTTGGCGGCAAAAACGAAGGCATCATGGTGCATTTGGATACCTCTGAAAAGCAGGTCAAAGTAATGGAACCAGGAGTGAAAAAAATCGGACTTTCGATTGTCCAGGCCGAAGAATTCAAAGGGACAAGAATCGAAGACTACTTTATAAAAGTAAGGCAGTACCATGAACCATCTAGAAAGTGGAAACAAGAGCAAGCAGAAATCGAAAAAGAAAGTGAGGAAGTATTCGAAATCGTTCAGGCTGCCCTAAAACCATATAATTTTAATAATAATATTATGTTCGGTATTGATCGAGTTGAACTTGAAATCCCAAGCACGGAGAAGCAGGAAAAAGTCGATGAAATTAAAAAGGCTGTTGAAGATGCCCTCGCTGTAAAGGAAAAGGAATATATTGAGGTCAAAATGAGAAAATACAATGTAGCCAAACGGGAACAATATTCACGCTGGAGTAACGCGGTCTCGGGTATTAGCCATGAATTCATGACCTTTAAAAAATATAAGGTATCAGGCGTCGGACATAAAAGCGAAGATGGCTTAATGACCATTTTCATCACAATGACTATTAAGAGCACTGACGAAGGCGCAGCCGAACATGCCACCGACCTGTACACAATGGCAGAAGAATTCATCAAGTCTGATGAAATATGGCCAGAAGTCAAGGAAGATCCATATAGAATCGTCGTAAGGACAAAGGATAAGAAAGAATTCATTGAAGGACAGAAACGGTTTAAATAA
- a CDS encoding 3-ketoacyl-ACP reductase: protein MISLKGKTAIVTGAGRGIGRAVAIALAKEGVNLGLIGLTMSNLEKLTEELEQYDVNISAASADVSDLEAVQHAVEHIKSDLGAIDILVNNAGIAKFGGFMDLSPEEWEKIVRVNLMGVYNVTRAVLPEMIERKSGDIVNISSTAGQKGAPVTSAYSASKFAVLGLTESLMLEVRKNNVRVTALTPSTVATDLAVESNLISGNPENVMQPEDLADLLVAGLKLHPRVLVKTAGLWSTNP, encoded by the coding sequence ATGATTTCACTAAAAGGAAAAACAGCTATTGTAACCGGGGCAGGCAGAGGGATTGGACGAGCAGTTGCGATTGCTTTGGCTAAAGAAGGAGTTAATCTAGGATTGATTGGCTTAACGATGTCCAATCTTGAAAAACTGACTGAAGAACTCGAGCAGTATGATGTTAATATTTCCGCTGCCTCAGCAGATGTATCTGATCTTGAAGCGGTACAGCATGCCGTGGAGCATATCAAATCAGACCTGGGTGCGATTGATATTCTAGTCAACAATGCAGGAATCGCAAAGTTTGGCGGCTTTATGGATTTATCCCCTGAAGAATGGGAAAAGATTGTCCGCGTAAACCTGATGGGAGTTTATAACGTTACAAGAGCGGTTCTGCCAGAAATGATCGAAAGAAAATCCGGAGACATTGTGAATATCTCCTCCACTGCTGGCCAAAAAGGAGCGCCAGTCACTAGTGCTTACTCTGCTTCTAAATTCGCAGTCCTCGGACTGACAGAATCACTGATGCTTGAAGTCAGGAAAAATAATGTGCGCGTAACGGCTTTGACACCAAGTACTGTGGCAACCGACCTCGCTGTCGAAAGCAATCTGATCAGCGGGAACCCTGAAAATGTCATGCAGCCAGAGGATTTAGCAGACCTTCTTGTTGCAGGATTGAAACTGCATCCAAGAGTTCTTGTGAAAACAGCTGGATTATGGTCAACCAATCCTTAA
- a CDS encoding TrkH family potassium uptake protein, translating to MKHRVINLNPSQLLVLVFAVFIFIGTILLKLPFATEDSITWLNALFTATSAMTVTGLAVVDTESAFTLFGEIVIVSLIQLGGLGIMSFAILIYMVLGKKIGIKQRIVVQQALNQTSIGGVILLVRNLFIFSLTIEAIAMLLLAIRWVPQFGWGKGLYYSFFHSISAFNNAGFALWSDSLMGFVGDPIINIVITLLFIIGGIGFTVLADMWRKKRFRKLSLHSKMMIIGTFIINLVAMFIIFILEYHNPNTLGGLNSLGDKLWASYFQAVTPRTAGFNSLDISALQEDTIFLFLILMFIGAGSASTGGGIKLTTFLVILFSVITFLKGKEETVLGKRAISLTIVLRSLAISTIALFLICLGIFIMNITEEAPFIQVVFEVISAFGTVGLSMGITGSLTAIGKAVIIFVMFAGKLGPLTMAFSLANATESRIKYPREDVLTG from the coding sequence GTGAAACACCGCGTCATTAACCTGAATCCTTCTCAGCTACTTGTTTTGGTCTTTGCTGTGTTTATCTTCATAGGCACGATTTTGTTGAAATTGCCTTTTGCAACGGAGGACTCAATTACCTGGCTGAATGCTTTGTTCACAGCTACATCAGCTATGACAGTTACAGGTCTGGCTGTCGTTGATACAGAATCAGCCTTTACTCTATTTGGTGAAATAGTGATTGTCTCCCTGATTCAATTGGGAGGACTGGGAATCATGTCTTTTGCAATCCTTATCTATATGGTGTTAGGGAAGAAAATTGGAATCAAACAGCGGATCGTCGTGCAGCAGGCATTAAATCAAACATCTATCGGCGGGGTTATCTTGTTAGTCAGGAATTTGTTCATCTTTTCCTTAACGATTGAAGCAATTGCCATGCTCCTGCTGGCTATCCGCTGGGTGCCCCAATTTGGTTGGGGTAAAGGGCTTTATTATAGTTTTTTTCATTCCATTTCAGCGTTTAACAATGCCGGTTTTGCATTATGGTCCGACAGTTTGATGGGATTCGTGGGGGATCCAATCATCAATATTGTGATTACATTGCTATTTATCATTGGGGGAATCGGATTTACGGTTTTAGCTGACATGTGGAGGAAAAAGCGCTTCCGTAAATTGAGCCTCCACTCCAAGATGATGATCATCGGTACATTCATTATTAACCTCGTGGCAATGTTCATTATTTTTATCCTGGAATACCATAACCCCAATACACTCGGAGGATTGAATTCACTAGGTGATAAATTGTGGGCTTCTTATTTCCAGGCAGTAACACCGCGAACTGCGGGATTTAACTCCCTGGATATATCGGCCTTACAGGAAGATACGATCTTCTTATTTTTAATCCTTATGTTCATAGGTGCAGGAAGTGCATCTACTGGGGGAGGCATAAAACTAACAACGTTTTTGGTCATATTATTTTCGGTCATTACGTTCCTTAAAGGAAAAGAAGAAACCGTGCTCGGAAAAAGGGCAATCAGCCTTACGATTGTTTTGCGTTCATTGGCGATCTCGACAATTGCACTTTTTTTAATTTGTTTGGGGATTTTTATTATGAATATTACGGAAGAAGCTCCATTCATTCAAGTTGTTTTTGAAGTTATATCGGCATTTGGTACTGTAGGATTATCAATGGGAATAACAGGGTCACTTACCGCAATTGGGAAAGCAGTGATTATATTTGTTATGTTTGCAGGGAAGCTAGGCCCATTGACAATGGCTTTTTCTCTTGCAAATGCAACTGAATCACGAATTAAGTATCCAAGGGAAGATGTACTCACAGGGTGA
- a CDS encoding PspC domain-containing protein, with amino-acid sequence MNKKLRKSSKDKSISGVCGGIAEYFGVSSFSVRLIFILLPGANVLLYLILANTMADSPPSLY; translated from the coding sequence ATGAATAAAAAGTTAAGAAAGTCTTCAAAAGATAAGTCGATAAGTGGCGTCTGTGGGGGCATTGCTGAGTATTTTGGAGTTTCTTCTTTTTCAGTAAGACTAATTTTCATTTTATTGCCTGGCGCTAATGTACTGCTTTATTTAATTCTGGCTAATACGATGGCTGATAGTCCGCCTTCATTATATTAA
- a CDS encoding RNA polymerase sigma factor, which produces MSEEQKLLNQIRAGNGEAFSHLVESLLSSAYRTAYLILGSRELAEDAVQIALEDCYLSIMRDVEIRHFKAWFYRLVYTRSIDVYRKQKRNQFTDIDENPEAITRLRTESAQEMAVEKETKQELLLLITTLKDEQRIPLLLFYFENFSVKEISLILHENTNTVKTRLARGRKKLAELMKKDQLFQMEEKSYGL; this is translated from the coding sequence TTGAGTGAGGAACAGAAATTACTAAATCAAATCCGGGCGGGAAATGGGGAAGCGTTCAGCCACCTTGTGGAAAGTCTTCTTTCCTCTGCCTATAGGACGGCTTATCTTATCCTTGGTTCGCGGGAGCTGGCTGAGGATGCTGTCCAGATTGCCCTGGAGGATTGTTATCTAAGCATAATGCGGGATGTGGAGATCCGTCATTTTAAAGCATGGTTTTACCGGCTTGTTTATACTCGTTCGATTGATGTTTACCGAAAACAAAAAAGAAATCAGTTTACAGATATCGACGAGAATCCAGAGGCAATCACCAGATTAAGAACGGAGTCAGCTCAGGAAATGGCCGTTGAAAAGGAAACAAAACAGGAACTGCTCCTGCTGATCACTACCTTGAAAGATGAACAGCGGATCCCTCTGCTGCTGTTTTATTTTGAAAACTTTTCAGTTAAGGAAATCAGCCTGATTCTACACGAAAACACCAATACAGTGAAGACTAGGCTAGCACGCGGCAGGAAAAAGCTAGCAGAACTGATGAAAAAAGATCAACTTTTTCAAATGGAGGAGAAGTCATATGGGCTTTGA
- a CDS encoding ABC transporter ATP-binding protein has translation MVRLYTDQLSVGYGERTIVNDLTLDIPDQQITIIIGPNGCGKSTLLKSMSRIIPHQSGSIYLDGSSISKEDTKSLARKMAILPQTPESAAGLTVGELVSYGRFPYQKGFGRLMKKDIEVIDWALEVTGTASYKYEHVDSLSGGQRQRVWIALALAQETEMIFLDEPTTYLDMAHQLEILELLQKLNKEQSRTIVMVLHDLNHAARFADHLVALKAGSIVKTGTSEEVITKEVLRQVFNIDAAIGKDPRTNKPICITYNLLKGEEENEEITYAIPANAGARY, from the coding sequence ATGGTCCGCTTATACACAGACCAATTGTCCGTCGGTTACGGGGAACGAACAATTGTAAATGACCTGACATTAGACATTCCTGACCAGCAAATCACGATTATCATTGGCCCAAATGGCTGCGGTAAATCGACCTTGCTAAAATCGATGTCAAGAATCATTCCTCATCAGTCAGGCTCGATTTACCTGGATGGTTCGAGTATCTCAAAAGAAGATACGAAAAGCCTGGCACGTAAGATGGCGATTCTTCCGCAGACTCCTGAAAGTGCCGCAGGCCTGACAGTAGGGGAATTGGTGTCATATGGCCGATTTCCTTATCAAAAAGGATTCGGGAGGCTGATGAAGAAGGACATCGAAGTCATTGACTGGGCCCTTGAGGTGACCGGAACGGCTAGTTATAAATATGAGCATGTCGATTCATTATCCGGAGGACAGAGACAGCGTGTCTGGATTGCACTCGCACTCGCACAGGAAACAGAAATGATTTTCCTTGATGAACCGACCACCTATTTGGACATGGCACATCAGCTTGAAATACTCGAGCTGCTGCAAAAGCTGAACAAAGAGCAGTCAAGGACAATTGTGATGGTGCTGCATGATTTGAATCATGCGGCAAGATTTGCTGATCACCTGGTTGCCCTGAAAGCCGGGAGTATTGTTAAAACAGGAACAAGTGAAGAAGTCATCACTAAGGAAGTGCTCAGGCAAGTCTTCAACATTGACGCTGCAATCGGGAAAGATCCTCGTACAAATAAGCCGATTTGCATCACGTACAACTTACTAAAAGGAGAAGAAGAAAATGAAGAAATTACTTATGCCATTCCTGCTAATGCTGGTGCTCGTTATTAG
- a CDS encoding GNAT family protein → MAKIQPMETNRLILRELSEEDYEDIHEFKSDKKVVKYLTWSPNSREQTLHSLKKQIAFQNEENRQIYVLAVVIKNTKKVIGNALFMVRDQDFITAEIGYFINSNYWKQGYGIEIVNGLLYLGFNTMDIHRIYAVCDAENAGSVNLLRRIGFRQEGHFIKNLKVKGQWRDHFLFAMLKEEFK, encoded by the coding sequence ATGGCTAAAATTCAACCAATGGAAACAAACAGGCTTATCCTGAGGGAACTTAGTGAAGAGGATTATGAAGATATTCATGAATTTAAGTCAGATAAAAAAGTGGTTAAATATTTAACTTGGAGTCCTAATAGCAGAGAACAAACATTACATAGCCTTAAAAAGCAGATTGCTTTTCAAAACGAAGAAAACCGACAAATCTATGTTTTAGCGGTTGTAATAAAAAATACTAAAAAAGTCATCGGTAATGCTTTGTTTATGGTAAGAGATCAAGACTTTATAACAGCGGAAATCGGATATTTTATTAACTCAAACTACTGGAAACAAGGATACGGAATTGAAATTGTTAACGGATTATTATATTTAGGGTTTAATACTATGGATATCCATAGGATATATGCAGTATGTGATGCAGAAAATGCTGGTTCAGTCAATCTTTTAAGGAGAATAGGTTTCCGGCAGGAAGGTCATTTTATTAAAAACTTGAAGGTAAAAGGACAATGGAGAGATCATTTTCTATTTGCTATGTTAAAAGAGGAGTTTAAATAA
- a CDS encoding TrkA family potassium uptake protein, whose amino-acid sequence MKKQYAVLGLGRFGGSLVKEFYELGAEVLAIDIDQDKVDQYSQYVTHAVQFNGIDEEGLKQVGIKNIDHVFVSFGGNIESSVLTCLILKEMGVPKVWAKAHNDNHAKVLEKVGADRVIHPERDMAKRIANHIFSDKIIDYIELSEKYSMVEIVATKKIHNKSLTDLDIRARYGCNIVGILRGQEIIVSPPAEEVISMGDVLIVMGRNSDINRFEKEGV is encoded by the coding sequence GTGAAAAAGCAATATGCTGTTTTGGGCTTGGGCCGTTTTGGAGGAAGCCTTGTAAAAGAGTTCTATGAATTAGGTGCAGAGGTTTTAGCAATTGACATTGATCAGGATAAAGTCGATCAGTATTCTCAATATGTTACCCATGCCGTACAATTCAACGGTATTGATGAAGAAGGGCTTAAACAAGTCGGGATAAAAAATATTGATCATGTTTTTGTTTCTTTTGGAGGGAATATTGAATCAAGTGTTTTGACATGCCTGATTTTAAAGGAAATGGGTGTACCCAAGGTCTGGGCCAAAGCACATAATGATAATCATGCAAAAGTTCTTGAAAAAGTCGGTGCAGACCGGGTGATCCATCCGGAGCGTGATATGGCTAAAAGGATTGCGAACCATATATTCTCTGATAAGATCATTGATTACATTGAGTTGTCGGAAAAGTATAGTATGGTTGAGATTGTTGCTACGAAAAAAATACATAATAAGTCATTAACGGACCTGGATATAAGGGCGAGATATGGATGCAATATTGTAGGCATTCTAAGAGGGCAAGAAATCATTGTTTCCCCTCCTGCAGAAGAGGTCATTTCTATGGGAGATGTACTGATTGTGATGGGCCGCAACTCTGATATTAACCGTTTCGAGAAAGAGGGGGTATAG
- a CDS encoding iron ABC transporter permease, translating to MHMINKNSYLPMLIKFVGGILVLAASFMTAMVFGAADTSIKEIWLALTSTIKTDTITMIREIRLPREVAAIFVGSALSVAGAIMQGLTRNPLADPGLLGLTAGANAALALVMALSPGAGYLTITIACFIGAAVGVVLVFGIGALKKGGFSPFRIVLAGAAVSAFLFAVAEGIGLYFKISKNVSMWTAGGLMGTSWTQLKIIIPFIVIGMLVSLYLSRQLTILSLSEEVAVGLGQKTNLIKLVLFIVIVLLAGSSVALVGNMAFIGLMVPHIVRMIIGTDYRFVLPMSALFGASFMLIADTVGRTINAPYETPIYAIIAMLGLPFFLFIVRKGGKSFT from the coding sequence ATGCATATGATCAACAAAAACAGCTATCTCCCCATGCTAATAAAGTTCGTTGGCGGAATCCTCGTCCTGGCCGCAAGTTTCATGACTGCCATGGTTTTTGGTGCAGCTGATACGAGCATCAAGGAGATCTGGCTGGCGCTTACTTCAACTATTAAAACAGATACAATTACCATGATCCGGGAGATTCGTCTGCCGAGAGAGGTTGCCGCCATTTTTGTCGGCTCTGCCCTATCTGTAGCTGGTGCGATCATGCAGGGATTGACGAGAAACCCATTGGCTGATCCGGGATTGCTGGGACTTACAGCAGGTGCCAATGCAGCATTGGCACTGGTTATGGCGCTTAGTCCGGGGGCCGGCTACCTCACCATTACGATTGCTTGTTTTATTGGTGCAGCTGTCGGTGTAGTGCTTGTTTTTGGTATTGGCGCGCTGAAAAAGGGAGGATTTTCTCCTTTTCGGATTGTCCTGGCTGGTGCCGCGGTCTCGGCCTTTTTGTTCGCGGTCGCCGAGGGAATCGGTCTATATTTCAAAATCTCAAAAAATGTCTCGATGTGGACAGCCGGCGGCCTGATGGGCACTTCATGGACTCAGCTGAAAATCATTATTCCGTTCATAGTGATTGGGATGCTCGTTTCTTTATATTTATCGAGGCAATTGACGATATTAAGCTTGAGTGAAGAAGTGGCGGTAGGACTTGGACAGAAGACAAATTTGATTAAACTGGTATTATTCATCGTGATTGTTTTACTCGCAGGATCCTCTGTCGCACTAGTAGGGAATATGGCCTTTATTGGGCTGATGGTCCCGCATATCGTCAGGATGATTATCGGAACAGATTATCGATTTGTCCTGCCGATGTCAGCCTTATTCGGTGCCTCGTTCATGCTCATCGCCGATACGGTGGGGCGAACAATCAACGCTCCTTATGAGACACCGATCTACGCGATTATTGCGATGCTCGGACTGCCGTTCTTCCTGTTCATTGTCCGTAAGGGAGGGAAGAGCTTCACATGA
- a CDS encoding NAD(P)/FAD-dependent oxidoreductase, translated as MENNEIYDITIIGGGPAGLYSAFYAGLREMKTKIIEAQSDLGGKIQVYPEKVIWDVGGIGPITGAKLIQQLKEQALTFSPEVALNEKIGSISKDGDLFLLKAVSGNLHFSKSVVVAIGSGILKPQKLKIEGAEKFEVSNLHYMVNSLKYFKDRTIVISGGGNSAIDWANALEPVAKKIYLVHRRECFSGHESLVTQLMNSSVECLFQSSITNLIADQDHSSIEMVEITNLETGEVQRLRIDDVLVNHGFDQDASLLQNSELEPAMIDGFYIDGTPTSETSVPGLFAAGDILKHEGKLNLIAGTFQDAANAVNKAKQFIEPAAPQSAMVSSHNKVFSTRNKEMIFQLVK; from the coding sequence TTGGAAAACAATGAAATCTACGACATTACGATTATCGGAGGCGGACCCGCAGGACTATATTCCGCCTTTTATGCTGGCCTGCGGGAAATGAAAACAAAGATTATAGAAGCCCAGTCAGATTTAGGCGGTAAGATTCAAGTCTATCCTGAAAAAGTAATCTGGGATGTCGGCGGAATTGGCCCTATTACAGGTGCAAAGTTAATTCAACAATTAAAGGAACAGGCTTTGACTTTCAGCCCTGAAGTAGCCCTGAATGAAAAAATCGGATCAATCAGCAAAGATGGGGACTTGTTTTTGCTAAAAGCTGTATCTGGAAATCTCCATTTTTCAAAATCAGTCGTTGTTGCCATTGGCAGCGGAATCTTAAAACCTCAAAAGCTCAAGATTGAAGGAGCGGAAAAGTTTGAGGTGTCCAACCTTCACTATATGGTCAATTCCCTTAAATATTTCAAAGATCGGACCATCGTGATTTCAGGCGGGGGCAATTCTGCGATCGATTGGGCGAACGCCCTCGAACCAGTCGCAAAGAAAATCTACCTGGTTCACAGGAGAGAGTGTTTTTCCGGGCATGAATCACTAGTTACCCAGCTGATGAACAGTTCTGTGGAATGTTTGTTCCAATCAAGCATCACCAATTTAATTGCTGACCAGGATCATTCATCCATTGAAATGGTTGAGATCACCAATCTGGAAACTGGTGAGGTTCAGCGTCTTCGTATTGATGATGTTTTGGTTAATCACGGATTTGATCAGGACGCTTCCCTGCTTCAGAATAGCGAGTTGGAACCAGCCATGATCGATGGCTTTTATATTGATGGCACACCGACAAGTGAAACATCTGTACCAGGCTTATTTGCAGCCGGTGATATTTTAAAACACGAAGGCAAGTTGAATTTAATAGCCGGGACCTTCCAGGATGCAGCCAATGCCGTGAATAAAGCAAAACAATTCATTGAGCCGGCAGCTCCTCAATCAGCAATGGTGTCATCACATAATAAGGTATTTTCAACTCGTAACAAGGAAATGATCTTTCAGCTGGTCAAGTGA
- a CDS encoding endonuclease, with protein sequence MSKYKKQLRQKDRWENKYDSLDLKKLLTILKDNRRDIQSNQQLYYDPVQDLHDIEKYYRGAQDLDLSDLALFYKFHTIIFQSHKNELPYFLAKDLYLYTWVDLYPDGTAKSIYSSQMKDPESLLIEDNETLRKKYDEFRRRSRQIQVNGFDSIKELKLFEEHFKMNTEHIVPQSWFAGAEPMKGDLHHLFVCEPDCNITRSNFPFADFDFYNPESDDETIQNNCGISTGYEFEPEHGKGTSARAMLYFFLRYPKRVKNEFKKKVNIPLLVRWNEEFPPTLYEKHRNQAIFYIQGNRNPFIDFPDLSKKIDFPI encoded by the coding sequence ATGTCTAAATATAAAAAACAACTACGTCAAAAAGACCGCTGGGAAAACAAGTACGATTCGCTCGATTTGAAAAAGCTGCTGACGATCTTGAAAGATAATCGACGCGATATTCAAAGCAATCAGCAGCTTTATTATGATCCTGTTCAAGACCTTCATGATATCGAAAAGTATTACCGGGGAGCGCAGGATTTGGATTTGTCCGATCTTGCTCTTTTTTATAAGTTCCATACGATTATTTTCCAGTCCCACAAGAATGAACTCCCCTACTTCCTGGCCAAGGATTTATACTTATACACATGGGTTGACCTATATCCGGATGGAACCGCAAAAAGCATCTACTCCAGCCAGATGAAAGACCCTGAATCGCTGCTGATCGAGGATAACGAAACATTGCGGAAGAAATACGATGAATTCAGAAGACGTTCTCGGCAAATCCAGGTGAATGGCTTTGATTCAATCAAGGAACTGAAACTGTTTGAGGAACATTTTAAAATGAACACCGAGCATATCGTCCCCCAGTCCTGGTTTGCAGGTGCTGAGCCGATGAAGGGCGACCTTCATCACTTGTTTGTCTGTGAGCCAGATTGCAATATCACCAGGTCTAATTTCCCTTTTGCCGACTTTGATTTTTACAATCCCGAATCAGATGATGAAACGATCCAGAATAATTGTGGAATAAGCACAGGGTACGAGTTCGAGCCTGAACACGGGAAAGGAACATCCGCACGGGCAATGCTTTATTTTTTCCTCAGGTATCCAAAAAGAGTAAAGAACGAATTCAAGAAAAAGGTGAACATCCCGCTTCTAGTCCGCTGGAATGAGGAATTCCCTCCAACTCTCTATGAAAAGCACCGAAACCAGGCCATATTTTATATACAAGGTAACCGCAATCCGTTCATCGACTTTCCTGATCTGTCAAAGAAAATCGATTTTCCAATTTGA